The proteins below are encoded in one region of Alistipes communis:
- a CDS encoding FecR family protein, translating into MRIEDTKKEPEIAEMIEGSEGDRRRLSELLDGIRVGPGVDAMADEMREVVWADVRLRIRRRGLRMRIARYAAAAAVMVGVICGSWFMGGLRVENRLVAEAHPVVISTPRGVKSDVILPDGSRVRLNGGTRIVYLTLFGDQRRVEVDGEAYFEVEHDARRPFVVVTGEVSSTVLGTTFNVHAYSEDEDYQITLATGSLLVDGGRESRSVRLRPGEQGFFERTSGMLSLRRVNVDHVLSWQEDKLYFRAEPLASIAQTLERQFNVDIVIADERLRKICFTGEFVDGENIHEIMRIISADSRILYRNRKNRFELYRNR; encoded by the coding sequence ATGCGAATTGAGGATACGAAAAAGGAGCCGGAGATAGCGGAGATGATCGAAGGTTCGGAAGGCGATCGCCGCAGGCTGTCCGAATTGCTGGACGGCATTCGGGTGGGCCCCGGAGTTGATGCCATGGCCGATGAGATGCGGGAAGTGGTGTGGGCCGATGTCCGCTTGCGCATCCGCCGCCGAGGACTCCGGATGCGGATTGCACGCTATGCTGCGGCTGCGGCCGTCATGGTGGGCGTGATCTGCGGCAGTTGGTTTATGGGTGGGCTGAGGGTCGAGAACCGTCTCGTGGCCGAGGCGCATCCTGTGGTCATCTCGACACCGCGGGGTGTGAAGTCCGATGTGATACTGCCCGACGGTTCGCGGGTGCGTCTCAATGGTGGTACGCGCATCGTTTATCTGACCTTGTTCGGCGATCAGCGCCGCGTGGAGGTGGACGGCGAAGCCTATTTCGAGGTCGAGCACGATGCCCGCAGGCCGTTCGTTGTTGTCACGGGAGAAGTCTCTTCGACGGTGCTCGGTACGACCTTCAACGTGCATGCTTATTCCGAGGACGAAGATTACCAGATCACACTGGCGACGGGCAGCCTGCTGGTGGACGGTGGACGCGAATCGCGGAGCGTACGGCTGCGGCCCGGCGAGCAGGGATTCTTCGAACGCACCTCCGGGATGTTGTCGCTGCGCCGGGTGAATGTCGATCATGTACTTTCGTGGCAGGAGGATAAGCTCTATTTCCGGGCCGAACCGCTGGCGTCGATCGCTCAGACGCTCGAACGGCAGTTCAACGTCGACATTGTGATTGCGGACGAACGGCTGCGCAAAATCTGTTTCACGGGCGAATTCGTCGACGGCGAGAACATCCATGAGATCATGCGGATTATCTCAGCCGACAGCCGCATCCTCTACCGGAACCGCAAGAACCGTTTCGAACTTTACAGAAACCGATAG
- a CDS encoding RNA polymerase sigma factor has translation MSENDDYAFRVFYDLYYRSVFRFAYYFLRNRKVCGEVVSNVFVAIWKSRVSLRRIGNVEAYLYVVARNESNRYLRECQAQRRCLSLEEIPVAVIDRNSPPHDADTPDSGLIESEIEELVGRLVNDLPERCRTVFLLNRQEGLSSREIAEVLSLSESTVRVQIKIAVDRIVAGIRKHYPDLKLVSLLMFLFSSRF, from the coding sequence GTGAGCGAGAATGATGATTATGCTTTTCGGGTTTTCTATGATCTCTATTACCGGAGCGTTTTCCGGTTCGCCTACTATTTTCTGCGCAACAGGAAGGTGTGCGGTGAGGTCGTGAGCAACGTCTTCGTCGCGATCTGGAAATCGCGTGTCTCATTGCGGCGGATCGGCAACGTCGAAGCCTATCTCTATGTCGTCGCCCGCAATGAATCGAACCGTTACCTGAGGGAGTGCCAGGCGCAGCGACGATGTTTGTCGCTCGAAGAGATTCCCGTCGCGGTGATAGACCGCAATTCCCCCCCCCACGATGCAGATACGCCTGATAGCGGCCTGATTGAATCGGAAATAGAAGAGTTGGTGGGACGTCTGGTCAATGACCTTCCCGAACGCTGCCGCACGGTATTCCTGCTCAATAGGCAGGAAGGGTTGTCGTCGCGTGAGATTGCCGAGGTGCTGTCGCTGTCGGAAAGCACGGTGCGCGTTCAGATCAAGATCGCCGTCGATAGGATCGTGGCGGGGATTCGCAAACATTATCCCGACCTGAAGCTGGTTTCGCTGCTCATGTTCTTGTTCTCGTCGCGTTTCTGA
- a CDS encoding BACON domain-containing protein encodes MKRLLIYALCIGWAATTVGCSDDDERPVAFEVSQDTLLLDSDAGTVHVIVSAPGAWTITDIPEWVTVVPTEADGSREITIDYSENLDALREADLKVTCNGEFRYIGIGQEGKNLAAAPTNVRLYAKSTSSLTFAWDDTNAARTYTVQCADAPSEDAELMAQYTYTWTTKSTSDKWPYDYPTRMTFLGLMKGGDRSVGSEENLIRPGKTYYFRVRGGGANDEAKWSEWISATPETRTAPAGEIFYEGFDRACVGGGDWLNQAACARTKNDNTQTSIWKLQWDTAVKAAVTTYGNYYTAANFNAEVYKWIGYTRIWDRGTGKGDIQPCPGYTKCGNGSNVGAFRILALGAEKLSAEGDAVTLTFKATPWSEVTTGAGYTMDNKLVDVYVNDAVVAADVRITDSDAADGDPAVLTDMVWKEVVVEIPNLKPEDTITIMGKTNEAKAGKGRFFIDDVSIVKK; translated from the coding sequence ATGAAAAGACTATTGATATATGCCCTCTGCATCGGGTGGGCCGCGACGACGGTCGGATGCAGCGATGACGACGAACGACCTGTCGCTTTCGAGGTGTCGCAGGATACGCTGCTGCTCGACAGCGATGCGGGGACGGTACATGTGATCGTTTCGGCTCCGGGAGCGTGGACGATCACCGATATTCCCGAATGGGTGACGGTGGTTCCGACCGAGGCGGACGGCTCGCGCGAAATCACGATCGACTATTCGGAGAATCTGGACGCCCTGCGTGAAGCCGACTTGAAGGTGACGTGCAACGGCGAGTTCCGCTACATCGGTATCGGGCAGGAGGGTAAGAATCTCGCCGCGGCGCCTACGAACGTACGGCTCTATGCCAAGAGCACCTCGTCGCTGACCTTCGCGTGGGACGATACGAACGCCGCACGCACCTACACGGTGCAGTGTGCGGACGCACCTTCGGAGGATGCCGAGCTGATGGCGCAGTATACCTACACGTGGACGACCAAATCGACCTCCGACAAGTGGCCCTACGACTATCCTACGCGCATGACCTTCCTCGGCCTGATGAAGGGCGGCGACCGTTCGGTGGGTTCGGAGGAGAATCTGATCCGCCCGGGCAAGACCTACTATTTCCGCGTGCGCGGCGGCGGTGCGAACGACGAGGCCAAGTGGTCGGAGTGGATTTCGGCGACGCCCGAGACGCGCACTGCACCTGCGGGCGAGATCTTCTACGAAGGGTTCGACCGGGCCTGCGTGGGCGGCGGCGACTGGCTCAATCAGGCTGCGTGCGCCCGTACGAAGAACGACAATACGCAGACGAGTATTTGGAAACTGCAATGGGATACGGCCGTGAAAGCTGCCGTGACGACCTACGGCAACTATTACACGGCGGCCAATTTCAACGCCGAAGTCTACAAGTGGATCGGCTATACCCGCATTTGGGATCGGGGCACCGGCAAGGGCGACATACAGCCCTGTCCGGGCTACACGAAGTGCGGCAACGGCAGCAACGTGGGCGCGTTCCGCATCCTCGCGCTGGGCGCAGAGAAGCTGAGCGCGGAGGGCGACGCCGTGACGCTGACGTTCAAGGCGACGCCGTGGAGCGAGGTGACCACCGGTGCGGGGTACACGATGGACAACAAGCTGGTAGACGTCTATGTGAACGATGCAGTCGTGGCTGCCGATGTCCGCATCACCGATTCCGATGCCGCCGACGGAGATCCGGCCGTGTTGACGGATATGGTGTGGAAAGAGGTCGTGGTGGAGATTCCCAATCTCAAACCGGAAGATACGATCACGATCATGGGTAAGACGAACGAGGCGAAGGCCGGCAAGGGGCGTTTCTTCATCGACGATGTGTCGATCGTGAAGAAATAG
- a CDS encoding RagB/SusD family nutrient uptake outer membrane protein: MKKIISILAFTSLLCCSCDYLDVVPEGKATEEDIWKTTEQADKFRYYLQTYMPNLIGYDWSPDQFAGDDFITGARGTTYYFSSKSLLYNEETSSNTYFGRWEPSSVSGGTNYDIYRGIRYCYYMLDNVYKVPVISPENADRYAGEAWFLIGYYHQCLLEYYGPVILVKRFIPIDAPEEEIFVPRTPYDDCVKFIADCYDKAAGLLPETVVPAELGMPTKMAALSYKARLLLYAASPLVNGNPDYVGFNNPDGTPLMNTTYDREKWKLAMDAAEAAIQLSEKTGQNGGKQNYYLYTNIDSTLDEFEQGVKNYHGAFVDQLWNGEEFIMAKGAETGIQNIQRYGGPRSIAGDMSKGWKTTCVPTMEAVEMYYTKNGLPLEDDPLTKDADLYRVAPGDSTALLHRNREPRFYACIGFDRGTFEIDGTTITLKLRGGELHGSTLKETDEYQSCTGYVCQKWISRTSYYDKSLNTYTYTRYAYPYLRLAELYLSYAEADFEYNGSLSGKSLEYINRVRRRCGLPDFEDSWALAGGIPSGQKLRKVLHQERSIEFLFEGRRFHDLRRWKEAPEVMNKQPRSWNRDAKTQDDFYQVIQAAQGGRVRVFESPKSYWLAIPLNQINKNPQLVQNPGY, translated from the coding sequence ATGAAAAAGATAATCAGCATACTCGCATTCACCTCATTGCTGTGCTGCTCGTGCGACTATCTCGACGTCGTGCCCGAAGGCAAGGCGACCGAGGAGGACATCTGGAAAACGACCGAGCAGGCCGACAAGTTCCGCTACTACTTGCAGACCTACATGCCCAATCTGATCGGCTACGACTGGTCGCCCGACCAGTTCGCCGGCGACGATTTCATAACGGGTGCGCGCGGCACGACCTACTATTTCTCGAGCAAGAGCCTCCTCTACAACGAGGAGACGTCGAGCAACACCTATTTCGGCCGCTGGGAGCCGAGCAGCGTGAGCGGCGGTACCAACTACGACATCTACCGGGGTATCCGTTACTGCTACTACATGCTCGACAACGTTTATAAAGTGCCGGTCATCTCGCCCGAGAACGCCGACCGTTATGCCGGTGAGGCGTGGTTCCTGATCGGCTACTACCACCAGTGTCTGCTCGAATACTACGGGCCGGTGATTCTGGTGAAACGATTTATCCCGATCGATGCGCCCGAAGAGGAGATTTTCGTACCCCGCACGCCCTACGACGATTGCGTGAAGTTCATCGCCGACTGCTACGACAAGGCGGCCGGACTGCTGCCCGAGACGGTCGTGCCGGCCGAACTGGGTATGCCGACGAAGATGGCGGCGCTCAGCTACAAGGCGCGCCTGCTGCTCTACGCCGCCTCGCCGCTGGTCAACGGCAATCCCGATTACGTGGGATTCAACAATCCCGACGGTACGCCGCTGATGAACACCACCTACGACAGGGAGAAATGGAAGCTGGCGATGGATGCCGCCGAGGCGGCGATCCAGCTCTCGGAGAAGACCGGCCAGAACGGCGGCAAGCAGAATTACTACCTCTACACGAATATCGATTCGACGCTCGATGAATTCGAACAGGGCGTGAAGAACTACCACGGCGCCTTCGTCGATCAGTTGTGGAACGGCGAGGAGTTCATCATGGCCAAAGGCGCGGAAACGGGCATTCAGAACATACAGCGTTACGGCGGACCGCGTTCGATCGCGGGCGACATGTCGAAAGGCTGGAAGACGACGTGCGTGCCGACGATGGAGGCCGTCGAGATGTACTACACCAAGAACGGACTGCCGCTCGAAGACGACCCGCTGACCAAGGACGCCGACCTCTACCGTGTCGCGCCGGGCGACAGCACGGCGCTGCTGCACCGCAACCGCGAACCCCGCTTCTACGCCTGCATCGGCTTCGACCGCGGAACGTTCGAGATCGACGGTACGACCATCACGCTCAAACTGCGCGGCGGCGAACTGCACGGCAGCACGTTGAAGGAGACCGACGAGTATCAGAGCTGCACGGGATACGTCTGCCAGAAATGGATCAGCCGGACGAGTTACTACGACAAGTCGCTGAACACCTATACCTACACCCGCTATGCCTATCCCTATCTGCGGCTGGCGGAGCTCTATCTGAGTTACGCCGAGGCCGATTTCGAGTACAACGGATCGCTGAGCGGCAAGTCGCTGGAATACATCAATCGGGTGCGCAGACGTTGCGGTCTGCCCGATTTCGAGGATTCGTGGGCGCTCGCGGGCGGTATTCCCTCGGGCCAGAAACTGCGCAAGGTGCTGCATCAGGAGCGTTCGATCGAATTCCTGTTCGAAGGCCGCCGCTTCCACGATCTGCGCCGCTGGAAGGAGGCGCCCGAGGTGATGAACAAGCAGCCGCGTTCGTGGAACCGCGACGCCAAGACGCAGGACGACTTCTATCAGGTGATCCAGGCCGCTCAGGGAGGCCGCGTGCGCGTGTTCGAATCGCCGAAGAGCTACTGGCTGGCCATTCCGCTGAACCAGATCAACAAGAATCCGCAGCTGGTGCAGAACCCGGGCTATTGA
- a CDS encoding TonB-dependent receptor yields MHLHLRFRRIVALVAGLLLTLSIHAQVITKSFRGVPLKTVLEEVEKQTGYSFLFESKEVDVDKPVTASFKNATIQTVLDKVLDGSLRYTINDKLVTISQRPRQGATVAKDGSVTLSGTVISSSDNQPIVGANVYVEGTTLGVTTDIDGNYSLTVPASTRQVTFSFLGYDMKKIAVKDSELFKLVTLVDASNELEDVVVVGFGVQKKESLVGAVQSVKPSELQVSSSNLSTSFAGKIAGVIAVQKTGEPGADGANFWIRGISTFGSGQSPLLILDGVEITSQMLNNIPPETIESFSVLKDATATALYGSRGANGVMIITTKSGRDSEKMTINLRAEVGMSAPTRVPEIADGVTFMETYNEASLTRGRSPRYSDQKIMGTRLGLDPYVYPNVDWYDMLFKDASFNQNFNFNMTGGSKKLDYFLNATAYNENGIVRKPDISKYDTNINAQKYLFQANVSADATPTTRVSLKMNTQLHYRHAPIEDVSDLFKYALTAMPSEFPATLPGESSDTFTRFGVTDAWNGSLFTNPYAQLCRGYGDQFRGHFTSALTVDQDLGFITKGLSATGMATFYNRVYSAVYRSFTPFLYKLTDYSIDDAGNYSYVSESANTGTTYLGTSRGKDGYRELAFQVKLDYNRTFNEKHDVGATLVYHQKERMMHISDSEEYAVLPYRQQGLAGRITYGFDKRYLVEANFGYNGSENFAPGKRFGFFPSVAAGWVVSNEPFWRAIKDKVNLLKFRVSYGLVGNDVISSEYADRFPYLTTVDMDQGYDVYIGTNHIRKYGPILSVYGNPDATWEESRKLDVGVEIGLFDSLNIIFDWFKEKRSGIFMQRASLPSSFGMSNITPWANIGKVDNRGVDISIDYNKAFSKDLILSLRGSFTYAHNEVVEMDEPAYKWDYLSKVGHPINSINCLIAEGLFQDEEEIASSPSQAAYATVFPLKPGDIKFKDLNGDRVIDDNDKCWYGNPTVPEIIYGFGFSLKYKGFDCSAFFQGQGKVSIIMYDSHPFGTKATPGGGLMQWMADEHWREEAPDPNARYPRLSPEWNTNNTQANSLYVRNGRMLRLKNAEIGYTYKFMRVYVSGTNLLTFSPFKYWDPEKGSGNGLSYPLQRTCNLGFQFTF; encoded by the coding sequence ATGCATTTACATCTACGATTCAGACGGATCGTCGCATTGGTCGCGGGGCTGTTGCTGACCCTGTCGATCCATGCGCAGGTCATTACCAAGTCGTTTCGGGGCGTTCCCCTGAAAACGGTGTTGGAGGAGGTCGAAAAGCAGACCGGCTACTCGTTCCTTTTCGAAAGCAAAGAGGTCGATGTCGACAAACCCGTCACGGCCTCGTTCAAAAATGCAACGATCCAGACCGTGCTCGACAAAGTACTGGACGGATCGCTGCGTTACACGATCAACGACAAGCTGGTGACCATTTCGCAGCGGCCCCGGCAGGGTGCGACCGTGGCGAAGGACGGTTCGGTGACACTCTCCGGTACGGTCATCTCCTCGTCGGACAACCAGCCCATCGTGGGGGCCAACGTCTATGTCGAGGGGACGACGCTCGGCGTGACGACCGACATCGACGGCAACTATTCGCTTACCGTGCCGGCCTCGACACGGCAGGTGACCTTCTCGTTCCTCGGCTACGACATGAAGAAGATCGCGGTCAAGGACAGCGAACTTTTCAAGCTGGTGACGCTCGTCGACGCCTCGAACGAATTGGAGGATGTCGTGGTCGTCGGCTTCGGCGTGCAGAAGAAGGAGTCGCTGGTGGGTGCCGTCCAGTCGGTCAAGCCCAGCGAGTTGCAGGTGTCGTCGAGCAACCTTTCGACCTCGTTCGCAGGTAAGATCGCCGGCGTGATCGCCGTGCAGAAGACCGGCGAGCCGGGCGCCGACGGGGCGAACTTCTGGATCCGCGGCATCTCGACCTTCGGTTCGGGACAGTCGCCGCTGCTGATTCTCGACGGCGTGGAGATCACCAGCCAGATGCTCAACAACATCCCGCCCGAGACGATCGAATCGTTTTCGGTGCTGAAAGACGCCACGGCCACGGCCCTCTACGGCTCGCGCGGCGCCAACGGCGTGATGATCATCACCACCAAGAGCGGCCGCGACTCGGAGAAGATGACCATCAACCTGCGCGCCGAGGTCGGCATGTCGGCGCCGACGCGCGTGCCCGAAATCGCCGACGGCGTCACCTTCATGGAGACCTACAACGAGGCCAGTCTCACGCGTGGACGTTCGCCGCGTTACAGCGACCAGAAGATCATGGGTACGCGGCTGGGGCTCGATCCGTATGTCTATCCCAACGTCGACTGGTACGACATGCTCTTCAAGGACGCTTCGTTCAACCAGAATTTCAACTTCAACATGACGGGCGGTTCCAAGAAGCTCGACTATTTCCTCAACGCCACGGCCTATAACGAGAACGGCATCGTCCGCAAGCCCGATATTTCGAAATACGACACGAACATCAACGCGCAGAAGTACCTCTTCCAGGCCAACGTCTCGGCCGACGCCACGCCGACGACGCGCGTGTCGCTGAAAATGAACACCCAGCTGCACTACCGCCATGCGCCGATCGAGGACGTCTCCGACCTCTTCAAGTATGCGCTGACGGCCATGCCCAGCGAATTCCCGGCCACGCTGCCCGGCGAATCGTCCGACACCTTCACGCGCTTCGGCGTGACCGACGCCTGGAACGGCAGTCTGTTCACCAATCCCTATGCCCAGCTGTGCCGCGGGTACGGCGACCAGTTCCGCGGCCATTTCACCTCGGCGCTGACCGTAGATCAGGATCTCGGGTTCATCACCAAGGGCCTGAGCGCGACGGGAATGGCGACCTTCTACAACCGCGTCTATTCGGCCGTCTACCGCTCGTTCACGCCGTTCCTGTACAAGCTGACCGATTACAGCATCGACGATGCGGGCAATTACAGCTACGTGAGCGAATCGGCCAACACGGGCACAACCTATCTGGGCACCTCGCGCGGCAAGGACGGTTACCGCGAGCTGGCCTTTCAGGTGAAGTTGGACTATAACCGCACCTTTAACGAGAAACACGACGTGGGCGCCACGCTGGTCTACCACCAGAAGGAGCGCATGATGCACATCTCCGACTCGGAGGAGTACGCCGTGCTGCCCTATCGCCAGCAGGGTCTGGCCGGCCGCATCACCTACGGATTCGACAAGCGCTATCTGGTGGAGGCCAATTTCGGCTACAACGGCTCGGAGAACTTCGCGCCGGGCAAGCGCTTCGGCTTCTTCCCCTCGGTGGCCGCAGGGTGGGTCGTTTCGAACGAACCCTTCTGGCGCGCCATCAAGGATAAGGTGAATCTGCTGAAATTCCGCGTTTCGTACGGTCTGGTCGGCAACGACGTCATCTCGTCGGAGTATGCCGACCGCTTCCCCTATCTGACCACCGTCGATATGGATCAGGGGTACGACGTCTACATCGGCACGAACCATATTCGGAAATACGGACCCATCTTGTCGGTCTACGGCAATCCCGACGCTACGTGGGAGGAGAGCCGCAAACTCGACGTGGGCGTGGAGATCGGCCTGTTCGACAGCCTGAACATCATCTTCGACTGGTTCAAGGAGAAGCGTTCGGGCATCTTCATGCAGCGCGCGTCGCTTCCCTCGTCGTTCGGCATGTCGAACATCACGCCCTGGGCCAATATCGGCAAGGTCGACAACCGGGGCGTCGACATCTCGATCGACTACAACAAGGCCTTCTCGAAGGATCTGATCCTTTCGCTGCGCGGTTCGTTCACCTACGCGCACAACGAGGTGGTCGAGATGGACGAACCCGCCTACAAATGGGACTACCTCTCGAAGGTGGGCCATCCGATCAACTCGATCAACTGCCTGATCGCCGAAGGACTGTTCCAGGACGAGGAGGAGATCGCCTCGTCGCCCTCGCAGGCCGCCTATGCGACGGTGTTCCCCCTCAAACCCGGCGACATCAAGTTCAAAGACCTCAACGGCGACCGTGTGATCGACGACAACGACAAGTGCTGGTACGGCAACCCGACCGTGCCCGAAATCATCTACGGATTCGGATTTTCGCTCAAATACAAGGGCTTCGACTGCTCGGCCTTCTTCCAGGGACAGGGCAAGGTGTCGATCATCATGTACGACTCCCATCCGTTCGGCACCAAGGCGACGCCGGGCGGCGGCCTGATGCAGTGGATGGCCGACGAGCACTGGCGCGAAGAGGCGCCCGATCCCAACGCCCGTTATCCGCGTCTGTCGCCCGAGTGGAATACCAACAACACGCAGGCCAACTCGCTCTACGTGCGCAACGGCCGGATGCTGCGTCTGAAAAATGCCGAGATCGGCTATACCTACAAGTTCATGCGCGTCTATGTGTCGGGCACCAACCTGCTCACCTTCTCTCCGTTCAAGTATTGGGATCCCGAAAAGGGATCGGGCAACGGCCTGAGCTACCCGCTGCAACGCACGTGCAACCTCGGTTTCCAATTCACCTTCTAA
- a CDS encoding FecR family protein: MNERIREIALRFFEGTITAEEECELYGFLNGNPQGLAQMREWESCWKRDHVPPADVLDSLDSLRRKIRRRRPLRRLWLRISAAAAVLALVSTLVLHLLPAERPEQLFTVEAPQGTHSRISLPDGTQVWLNAGSALSYGSSFNETSREVSLSGEAYFEVARHAALPFRVEARGCTFTVLGTKFDISAYAEDPAVTAALLEGALRFESEDKQEAMTPGDLVTYDCATATVRREQVDVRQYRAWIDGVIRYDAITLPSLLRRLAREYDVEIDLRTRRFDDTTFRISLSSAQNIKSVMRALCDILPISVSCEGCRYVVDALPQ; encoded by the coding sequence ATGAACGAACGGATCAGAGAGATCGCCCTCCGGTTTTTCGAGGGGACGATCACGGCGGAAGAGGAGTGCGAACTGTATGGATTTCTCAACGGAAATCCGCAGGGCCTCGCGCAGATGAGGGAGTGGGAGAGCTGTTGGAAGCGCGACCATGTTCCGCCGGCCGACGTGCTCGATTCGCTCGATTCGCTGAGGCGGAAGATTCGGCGGCGGCGTCCGCTGCGCCGTCTGTGGCTGCGTATCTCGGCTGCGGCCGCGGTGCTGGCGCTCGTCTCGACGCTCGTGCTGCATCTCCTTCCGGCAGAAAGGCCCGAACAGCTTTTTACGGTCGAGGCGCCGCAGGGCACGCACAGCCGTATCTCGCTGCCCGACGGTACGCAGGTGTGGCTCAATGCGGGATCGGCGTTGAGCTACGGATCGAGTTTCAACGAAACCTCGCGCGAGGTCTCCCTCTCGGGCGAAGCCTATTTCGAGGTGGCGCGCCATGCGGCACTGCCGTTCCGTGTCGAAGCGCGCGGTTGTACGTTCACCGTTCTCGGCACGAAGTTCGACATCTCGGCCTATGCCGAAGATCCCGCCGTGACGGCTGCGCTGCTGGAAGGGGCGCTGCGTTTCGAGTCGGAGGACAAGCAGGAGGCGATGACGCCGGGCGATCTGGTCACTTACGACTGTGCGACAGCGACCGTGCGTCGGGAGCAGGTCGACGTGCGGCAGTACCGGGCATGGATCGACGGGGTGATCCGTTACGACGCCATTACGTTGCCGTCGCTGCTCAGGAGGCTGGCCCGCGAGTACGACGTGGAGATCGACCTGCGCACGCGCAGGTTCGACGATACGACGTTCCGCATCTCGCTCTCGTCCGCCCAAAATATCAAATCGGTCATGCGGGCGCTGTGCGACATCCTGCCCATTTCGGTCTCGTGCGAAGGCTGCCGCTATGTGGTGGACGCCCTGCCGCAGTGA
- a CDS encoding RNA polymerase sigma-70 factor, translating to MHDRAIWNNFERLYIDYQPRLIAYALRFVGDSVEAQDLVQDCFVRLWDDYAELEEDEAPMLLFTMMRHRCLNFLKHKRIVREYADRQISRIRPDRRGGEERLYNLCFSYNEAEYPYLYQELEREIQRITDSLPQRCREVFILSRFQGMKNREIAERLHISLQAVEKHIQKALRIFSEMLGRENSLYTILILLWMMNANR from the coding sequence ATGCACGACAGGGCCATATGGAATAATTTCGAGCGGTTGTATATCGATTATCAGCCGCGGTTGATCGCCTATGCGCTGCGGTTCGTGGGCGATTCCGTCGAAGCGCAGGACTTGGTGCAGGATTGTTTCGTGAGACTGTGGGACGACTATGCCGAACTGGAAGAGGACGAGGCGCCGATGCTGCTCTTCACCATGATGCGGCATCGCTGTCTGAATTTTTTGAAGCACAAACGTATCGTCAGGGAGTATGCCGACCGTCAGATCTCCCGAATACGTCCCGACCGGAGGGGGGGGGAAGAACGTCTCTATAATCTCTGTTTTTCCTATAACGAGGCCGAATACCCTTATCTTTATCAGGAGTTGGAGCGCGAGATCCAGCGTATCACGGATTCGCTTCCTCAGCGCTGCCGCGAGGTTTTCATCCTCAGCCGTTTTCAGGGGATGAAGAACCGGGAGATCGCCGAGCGGCTGCATATTTCGTTGCAGGCCGTCGAAAAGCATATCCAGAAGGCGCTCCGGATTTTTTCCGAGATGCTCGGCCGCGAGAATTCCCTCTATACGATTCTGATTCTGCTGTGGATGATGAACGCGAACCGCTGA